One region of Oncorhynchus keta strain PuntledgeMale-10-30-2019 chromosome 24, Oket_V2, whole genome shotgun sequence genomic DNA includes:
- the LOC118357417 gene encoding cytochrome b-245 chaperone 1 homolog has protein sequence MCSRGQEKVVMDMRHLRDVCVQEEKVRYLGKGYLLVLRLATGFSYPLTQSATMGGHSDVEAVASLLKRFLGLEELQCHWEQEEEAVREEDELNPSTDSGEEGDSVQ, from the exons ATGTGTAGCAGAGGCCAGGAGAAAG TGGTGATGGACATGAGGCACCTGCGTGACGTATGTGTTCAGGAGGAGAAGGTGCGCTACCTAGGGAAGGGATACCTGCTGGTGCTGCGACTGGCTACAGGTTTCTCCTACCCCCTCACACAGAGCGCCACCATGGGGGGACACAG TGATGTGGAGGCAGTGGCTTCGTTGCTCAAGCGTTTCCTGGGTCTGGAGGAGCTGCAGTGTCACtgggagcaggaggaagaggCAGTCAGGGAGGAAGATGAACTGAACCCCAGCACTGACTCCGGAGAAGAGGGTGACTCAGTGCAGTAG